One window of Lagenorhynchus albirostris chromosome 16, mLagAlb1.1, whole genome shotgun sequence genomic DNA carries:
- the LOC132507477 gene encoding LOW QUALITY PROTEIN: stress-70 protein, mitochondrial-like (The sequence of the model RefSeq protein was modified relative to this genomic sequence to represent the inferred CDS: inserted 1 base in 1 codon; deleted 2 bases in 2 codons), with product MISTSRAAVARLVGAAASRGPPAARHQDGWNGFSHETFRIVSRRDYASEAIKGAAVGTDLGTTNSCVAVMEGNKAKVLENAEGARTTPSVVAFTADGERLVGVPAKRQAVTNPNNTFYATKRLIGRRYDDPKVQKDIKNVPFKIVRASKGDAWVEAHGKLYSPSQIGAFVLMKMEETAENYLGHTAKDAVITVPAYFSDSQRQATKDAGQISGLNVLRVINEPTAAVLAYGLDKSEDKIIVVYDLGDGTFDISMLEIQKGVFEVKSTNGDTFLGGEDFDQALLRHIVKEFKRETGVDLTKDNMALQRVREAAEKAKCELSSSVQTDINLPHLTMDASGPKHLNMKLTXVQFEGIVTDLIRRTIAPCQKAMQDAEASKSDIGEVILVGGMTRMPKVQQTVQDLFGQAPSKAVSPDEAVAIGAAIQGGVLAGDVTDVLLLDVTPLSLGIETLGGVFTKLINRNTTIPTKKSQVFSTAADGQTQVEIKVCQGEREMAGDNRFLGQFTLIGIPPAPRGVPPIEVTFDIDANGIVHVSAKDKGTGREQQSVIQSSGGLSKDDIENMVKNAEKYVEEDRRKKERVEAVNMAEGIIHDTETKMEEFKDQLPADECHKRKEEISKMRELLARKDSETGENIRQAASSLQQASLKLFEMAYKKMASEREGSKLWSRKDNIL from the exons ATGATAAGCACCAGCCGAGCCGCAGTAGCCCGTCTCGTCGGCGCCGCAGCCTCTCGGGGC CCCCCAGCCGCCCGCCACCAGGATGGCTGGAATGGCTTTAGTCATGAAACTTTTAGAATTGTTTCAAGGCGGGACTATGCATCAGAAGCGATCAAGGGAGCAGCTGTTGGTACTGATTTGGGTACCACCAACTCCTGTGTGGCAGTTATGGAAGGT AACAAAGCAAAGGTGCTAGAGAATGCTGAAGGGGCCAGAACCACCCCTTCAGTTGTAGCCTTTACAGCGGATGGTGAGCGACTTGTTGGCGTGCCGGCCAAGCGACAGGCTGTCACCAACCCAAACAACACATTCTATGCTACCAAGCGTCTCATTGGCCGGCGATATGATGACCCAAAAGTtcaaaaagacattaaaaatgttccttttaaaattgtCCGTGCCTCTAAAGGCGATGCCTGGGTTGAAGCTCATGGAAAACTCTATTCCCCGAGTCAGATTGGAGCATTTGTGTTGATGAAGATGGAAGAGACTGCAGAAAATTACTTGGGGCATACAGCAAAAGATGCTGTGATCACTGTCCCAGCGTATTTCAGTGACTCTCAGAGACAGGCCACTAAGGATGCTGGCCAGATATCTGGACTAAATGTGCTTCGGGTAATTAATGAACCCACAGCAGCTGTTCTTGCCTATGGTCTAGACAAATCAGAAGACAAAATCATTGTCGTATATGATTTAGGTGACGGAACTTTTGATATTTCCATGCTGGAAATTCAGAAAGGAGTATTTGAGGTGAAATCCACCAATGGAGACACGTTTTTAGGTGGTGAAGACTTCGACCAGGCCTTGCTGCGTCACATTGTGAAGGAGTTCAAAAGAGAGACAGGGGTTGATTTGACCAAAGACAACATGGCGCTTCAAAGGGTTCGGGAAGCCGCTGAGAAGGCCAAGTGTGAACTCTCTTCATCTGTGCAGACTGACATCAATTTGCCACACCTTACGATGGATGCTTCTGGGCCCAAGCATTTGAATATGAAGCTGA GGGTTCAGTTTGAGGGGATTGTTACTGATCTAATCAGAAGGACCATAGCTCCATGCCAAAAAGCCATGCAAGATGCAGAAGCCAGCAAAAGTGACATAGGAGAAGTGATTCTGGTTGGTGGCATGACTAGGATGCCCAAGGTTCAGCAAACTGTGCAGGATCTCTTTGGTCAAGCCCCAAGTAAAGCTGTCAGTCCTGATGAGGCTGTGGCCATTGGAGCTGCCATTCAGGGAGGTGTGCTGGCTGGTGATGTCACAGATGTGCTACTCTTGGATGTCACTCCCCTGTCTCTGGGTATTGAGACTCTGGGAGGTGTCTTCACCAAGCTTATTAACAGGAACACCACTATTCCAACCAAGAAGAGCCAGGTGTTTTCTACAGCTGCTGATGGACAGACTCAAGTGGAGATTAAAGTGTGtcagggtgagagagagatggCTGGAGACAACAGATTTCTTGGACAGTTTACTTTGATTGGGATTCCCCCAGCCCCTCGTGGAGTCCCTCCGATTGAAGTTACATTTGACATTGATGCCAATGGGATTGTACATGTTTCTGCCAAAGATAAGGGTACAGGACGCGAGCAGCAGAGTGTGATCCAGTCTTCTGGTGGGTTAAGCAAAGATGATATTGAAAATATGGTTAAAAATGCAGAGAAGTATGTTGAGGAAGACCGGCGAAAGAAGGAACGAGTTGAAGCAGTTAATATGGCTGAAGGAATCATTCATGACACAGAAACCAAGATGGAAGAATTCAAGGACCAATTGCCTGCTGATGAGTGCCACAAGCGAAAAGAAGAGATTTCCAAAATGAGGGAGCTCCTCGCTCGAAAAGACAGTGAAACAGGAGAAAACATAAGGCAGGCAGCATCTTCCCTTCAGCAAGCATCATTGAAGCTCTTCGAAATGGCATACAAAAAGATGGCATCTGAGCGGGAAGGCAGTAAACTTTGGAGTCGAAAGGACAACATATTATGA
- the LOC132507193 gene encoding LOW QUALITY PROTEIN: AT-rich interactive domain-containing protein 1A-like (The sequence of the model RefSeq protein was modified relative to this genomic sequence to represent the inferred CDS: inserted 1 base in 1 codon; substituted 1 base at 1 genomic stop codon) codes for MNRSDEMLHTDQRANHEGPWPSRGTRQPPYGPSAPVPPMTRPPPSNYQPPPSMQNHITQVSSPAPLSQPMENCTSPSKSPFRRSGMKMQKPGPPVPDSHIAPAPVQPPMIRWDITFPPGSVEATQPVLKQRRRLTTKDIGTLEVWRVMMSLKSGLLAESTWALDTINILLYDNNSIMTFNLSQLPGLLELLVEYFPRYLIEIFGILKEYEVGDPGQRILLDPGRFSKASSPAPVQGEKEEDLLGPKLEEEEEEEVIENDEEMAFADKDKAASETSEEKLISEFDRLPVKLVQKNDPSTLGCSDKLGRVQEFDSGLLHWRICGGVTTEHIQTRFESKTELLPSRPHVPCPPVTRKYVTAVEGTPGTTEQEGPPTDGPPEKRITATMDDMLSXRSSTLTEEGAKSVEATKENSKFPFGISPAQSHRNIKILEDEPHSKDDTLLCTLLGWQDSLAKRCVCVSNTIRSLSFVPGFDFEMSKHPGLLLILGKLVLLHHKHPERKQAPLTYEKEGKQDQGVSCNKVEWWWDRXEMLRENTLVTLASSSGQLDLSPYPEGICLPVLDGLLHWAVCPSAEAQDPFSTLGPNAILSPQRLVLETLSKLGIQDSNVDLILATPPFSRPEKLYSTMVRFLSDPENPVCREMAVVLLANLAQGDSLAARATAVQKGSIGDLLGFLEDSLAATRFQQSQASLLHTQNPPFEPASVDVMRQAARALLALAKVDEKHSEFTVYESRLLDISVSPSMNSLVSQVICDVLFLVGQS; via the exons ATGAACCGTTCGG ATGAAATGCTGCACACGGATCAGAGAGCCAACCATGAAGGCCCATGGCCTTCCCGTGGCACACGCCAGCCCCCATATGGTCCTTCTGCCCCCGTGCCGCCCATGACAAGGCCCCCTCCGTCCAACTACCAGCCCCCACCAAGCATGCAGAATCACATTACTCAGGTATCCAGCCCTGCTCCCCTGTCCCAGCCAATGGAGAACTGCACCTCTCCTAGCAAGTCTCCATTCCGGCGCTCTGGGATGAAGATGCAGAAGCCAGGTCCCCCAGTACCTGACTCACACATAGCACCTGCCCCTGTGCAGCCCCCTATGATTCGGTGGGACATCACCTTCCCACCTGGCTCTGTTGAAGCCACACAGCCTGTGTTGAAGCAGAGGAGGCGGCTCACGACGAAAGACATCGGAACCCTGGAGGTGTGGCGGGTAATGATGTCCCTCAAGTCCGGGCTGCTGGCAGAGAGCACGTGGGCATTAGACACCATTAACATCCTGCTGTATGATAACAACAGCATCATGACTTTCAACCTCAGTCAGCTCCCAGGGTTGCTAGAGCTCCTTGTGGAATATTTCCCACGTTACCTGATTGAGATCTTTGGCATTTTAAAGGAGTATGAGGTGGGTGACCCAGGACAGAGAATACTACTGGACCCTGGGAGATTCAGCAAAGCGTCTAGTCCAGCTCCTGTgcagggggagaaggaggaagaccTTCTAGGTCCTAAactagaggaggaagaagaggaggaagtaaTTGAAAATGATGAGGAGATGGCCTTTGCGGACAAGGACAAAGCTGCCTCAGAGACTAGTGAGGAGAAGCTGATTAGTGAGTTTGACAGGCTTCCAGTAAAGCTTGTGCAAAAGAACGACCCATCTACGCTGGGCTGCTCAGATAAGCTTGGGCGCGTGCAGGAGTTTGACAGTGGCTTGCTGCACTGGCGGATTTGTGGGGGGGTCACCACTGAGCATATCCAGACCCGCTTTGAGAGCAAAACAGAGCTGCTGCCTTCCCGGCCTCATGTACCCTGCCCACCAGTCACTCGGAAGTATGTCACAGCAGTAGAGGGTACCCCAGGGACAACAGAGCAGGAGGGTCCCCCGACTGATGGCCCTCCAGAAAAACGGATCACAGCCACTATGGATGACATGTTGT CCCGGTCTAGCACATTGACCGAGGAGGGAGCCAAGAGTGTAGAGGCCACCAAGGAAAACAGCAAGTTTCCATTTGGCATCAGCCCAGCACAGAGCCATCGGAACATCAAGATCCTAGAGGATGAACCCCACAGTAAAGATGACACCCTACTGTGTACCCTTCTGGGCTGGCAGGATTCCCTAGCCAAACGCTGCGTCTGTGTCTCCAATACCATCCGAAGTCTGTCATTTGTGCCAGGCTTCGACTTTGAGATGTCCAAGCACCCGGGGCTGCTGCTCATCCTGGGCAAGCTGGTCCTTCTGCACCACAAGCACCCGGAACGGAAGCAGGCGCCACTGACTTACGAGAAGGAGGGGAAGCAGGACCAAGGGGTGAGCTGCAACAAAGTGGAGTGGTGGTGGGACCGCTAGGAGATGCTTCGGGAAAACACCTTGGTCACGCTCGCCAGCAGTTCGGGGCAGCTGGACCTCTCCCCATACCCCGAGGGCATCTGCCTGCCTGTCCTGGATGGACTCCTACACTGGGCAGTCTGCCCTTCAGCTGAAGCCCAGGACCCCTTCTCCACCCTGGGCCCCAACGCCATCCTCTCCCCCCAGAGACTGGTCTTGGAAACCCTCAGCAAACTCGGCATCCAGGACAGCAATGTGGACCTGATCCTGGCCACACCCCCCTTCAGCCGCCCGGAGAAGTTGTACAGCACCATGGTGCGCTTCCTCAGTGACCCAGAGAACCCGGTGTGCCGGGAGATGGCTGTGGTACTGCTAGCCAACCTGGCACAGGGTGACAGCCTGGCGGCCCGTGCCACTGCAGTGCAGAAAGGCAGCATCGGCGACCtcctgggcttcctggaggacagCCTTGCTGCCACACGGTTCCAGCAGAGCCAGGCCAGCCTGCTCCACACGCAGAACCCGCCCTTTGAGCCAGCTAGTGTGGATGTGATGCGGCAGGCTGCCCGTGCGCTGCTGGCCCTGGCCAAGGTGGACGAGAAACACTCGGAGTTCACGGTGTATGAGTCACGGCTGTTGGACATCTCGGTATCACCGTCGATGAACTCACTGGTTTCACAAGTCATTTGCGATGTTCTGTTTTTGGTTGGTCAGTCATGA